The genomic window CAGTATTATTTTCAGTAAGCCAATCTTTAAATTTATTATTTTCTTTTTTAATTTGATCTAAATATTGTTCTGGATTTTTATTATGTAAGATTTTTTTTAATAATTTAGGGTTCTTATCATTTAAATGCATTATAATAGCATGCCCTGCTTTATAAACCATGTCATTATCATAAAAGTTATCTGAATATTTTAATTCTAAAAGCTGAGTTATATTTTTGGTTTTTATTTCATCTTCAGTCAGATCAATGCTATTTGATTGCGAATTAAATTTTTTATCGGATAAATGCTCAATATACTCAGCAATACCTTCTGTTAATACAGTAGGCAAACTACCAGCATTAGGTATATTAGTATGAGTTAAATAGTGGGTAAATTCATGTTTAAGATTAAGAATGTTGCCTTGTTGATATACATAGATGGTTGGTGGGCTATCTAGGTTTTCTTTATAGAATTTACCTCCTTCAGTACCTAAACCTTTTTTTTCGCCATAATATTGGTAATCTTCTTTATTATCGAATATATATATTTTTAGTGGCTGTTGGCTTGGTTTAATATCTTCTAAATTAGCAAATATTTTAAAATTATCTACAGTTTGTTCAAGTTCTTTAATTATTTTATTTTGTTTTTTTATGGTGAGATTTTTATAATGAAGAATAACCTTTATTTTTCCTGTTATAGTTATTTCTTGTTTTGAATTGTTGGTGTCGAAATAATAATCAAATTTGTCCTGTTGTTTTATTTTATAATCCACAAATTATCTCCAATTACATTAACAAATATCCATTTAAACAGTAACATTTGTTAAGCTACATTTATTTTTGTGTTATTGCAAGTTTATTTTAATGTTTATAATATGAATATTATTTTTAAAAAATTTGTTTTTTTAGGGCTACATACGGTGAATATTTTTATAAAATTGTTAACAAATAGTAAGTTTCACTATTTATTAACATTTTTGGTTGTTAATTATTTTTATTAATATTTAACAGGATGAATCTGTTGAACATAAATAAATATCAAAACGATGATTTTTAGTTTTGATCGTCGTTTGTGGTGAGATTTCTGCGAGGGGGGATGAATAATTGGGTCGTTTAACAACAACACGGCGTTTAGCTATCGTCATTGCCGGAATTAAAAGGTTATCGGCATCTTCATCATTACCAACAAGAGATTGAAAAACGCGCATTTCTTTTTTTACTAAGGCACTTTTTTGTCGATGGGGGTACATAGGATCGAGATAAACCACATCTGGGGCGGGTGATAGCGTTGCTAATGCATTAATACTTGAAGCATGTAGCAATGTCATTCTTTGTCTTAACCAGCTTCCTATTTCAGCATCAGCATAACCCCGCTCTAATCCGTCATCAAGCAGTGCCGCAACAACCGCATGACGTTCATACAGCCGTACTTGACAGCCTAGGGCAGCAAGGACAAAAGCATCTCTACCAAGACCGGCAGTCGCATCAACAATAGTGGGTAAGTAGGATTTTTTAATGCCAACCGCTTTGGCGATAGCTTCATTTCGTCCACCACCAAATTTACGCCGGTGTCTCATTGCACCTGAAACAAAATCTACATAAATGCCGCCTAATTTAGGTTCGTCTAATTTTTTTAGCTGTAAATGCGCTGGTGTGAGTACTAATGCCATTAATGCAGTCGGTGAGTGTTTAAGTTGCCATTTATCTGCAATAGACGATAAGGCGCTTTGAGAAGCGCCGGGTTCACAAATTAATTGGATATCAATTGCCATTTATTCATTAATACCATAACTGTGTAACATTGCATCTAGCTTTGGTTTTCGTCCGCGGAAACGTTCAAAAAGTACCATGGGTTCCTCTGAACCACCACGACTTAAAATATTATCAAGAAATGCTAATCCAGTACTGCGATTAAAAATACCTTCTTCGCTGAATCGTGAGAATGCATCGGCGGCTAAAACGTCGGCCCATAAATAACTATAGTAACCGGCCGCATAACCACCAGCAAAAATATGGCTAAATGCATGCGGGAAACGACTCCATTCTGGAGACGGTACTACTGCAACTTGTTGTTTAACCGATTGTAAGGTTGATAAAATTTGTCCGCTTTTTTGCGGCGAATATTC from Arsenophonus sp. aPb includes these protein-coding regions:
- the rsmJ gene encoding 16S rRNA (guanine(1516)-N(2))-methyltransferase RsmJ is translated as MAIDIQLICEPGASQSALSSIADKWQLKHSPTALMALVLTPAHLQLKKLDEPKLGGIYVDFVSGAMRHRRKFGGGRNEAIAKAVGIKKSYLPTIVDATAGLGRDAFVLAALGCQVRLYERHAVVAALLDDGLERGYADAEIGSWLRQRMTLLHASSINALATLSPAPDVVYLDPMYPHRQKSALVKKEMRVFQSLVGNDEDADNLLIPAMTIAKRRVVVKRPNYSSPLAEISPQTTIKTKNHRFDIYLCSTDSSC